From a single Paraburkholderia sp. D15 genomic region:
- a CDS encoding zinc ribbon domain-containing protein gives MSYEFSSEGDRLNLPNPFRVENWFRFAAALLLFVGGLAALLLSRHNLAAHRGALAFLPLAMGVFLLGSGINYARIGMMQLRFYFGRGQPLGLAGEIPASNQDGVMNGAANLQERMRSGALWFEEPKGALNGLLYSLIPALIYAPVPIRRLAQSQFESGLALVATLLSFLIATIGFDSSSDRTWVALLFFGFAFFLLLKPMEQQGHQTTPLGPAGLIGLLLIAVFAPIVVPLMSAHLPDLSWLPLTTQTFALLLCAIVAVLLFFVALIRQTVVAPKTSMGSELATVSLNGQPKQLLDELERHMQRRWVEQIPNRRYARQTPDVTGQSGQFTGQLFEETQPLPREDMRRVDLKRAFTEPRYRWLVSLNAFGVALVALAVICLLWFAAEFSSAYGDDRSAVLGWATFGSAMLAVGAFCLRAGHMLWARFDFLSKLVWVQFDGNFQRSKMNLGSQFTDRVRTESDVVAVHDMSVRVWVAEIDSVTFGRDHRRMIVGMRGLPDEARELRTLLEQCAQQQTVVVAPTSQRDIEKIALSGSLNKVSDSGGAGLLPEKLRDALGGNAAAEHGTQTPAHTQTPAPSKPQCKACGETLEPGSRFCAHCGTAVG, from the coding sequence ATGTCGTATGAGTTCAGTTCCGAAGGCGACCGCCTCAATCTGCCCAATCCGTTCCGGGTCGAAAACTGGTTCCGCTTTGCCGCCGCGCTGCTGCTGTTCGTCGGCGGTCTCGCGGCGCTGCTGCTGAGCCGCCATAACCTCGCGGCGCATCGCGGCGCTCTGGCATTCCTGCCGCTTGCCATGGGCGTCTTCCTGCTCGGCAGCGGCATCAACTACGCGCGCATCGGCATGATGCAACTGCGCTTCTACTTCGGCCGCGGTCAGCCGCTCGGTCTCGCCGGCGAAATTCCCGCCAGCAATCAGGACGGCGTGATGAACGGCGCCGCCAATCTGCAGGAACGCATGCGTTCCGGCGCCTTGTGGTTCGAGGAGCCGAAAGGCGCGCTCAACGGCCTGCTGTATTCGCTGATCCCCGCGCTGATCTACGCGCCGGTGCCGATCCGCCGGCTCGCGCAGTCGCAATTCGAATCGGGTCTCGCGCTGGTGGCGACGCTGCTGAGCTTCCTGATCGCGACGATCGGCTTCGACAGCAGTTCGGACCGCACCTGGGTCGCGCTGCTGTTCTTCGGCTTCGCGTTCTTCCTGCTGCTCAAGCCGATGGAGCAGCAAGGCCATCAGACGACCCCGCTCGGCCCGGCCGGCTTGATCGGCCTGCTGCTGATCGCCGTGTTCGCGCCGATCGTCGTGCCGCTCATGTCCGCGCATCTGCCCGATCTGAGCTGGCTGCCGCTCACCACGCAGACCTTCGCGCTGCTGCTGTGCGCAATCGTAGCGGTGCTGCTGTTCTTCGTCGCGCTGATCCGTCAGACCGTGGTGGCGCCCAAGACCAGCATGGGCAGCGAACTGGCGACGGTGTCGCTGAACGGCCAGCCCAAGCAACTGCTCGACGAACTCGAGCGTCACATGCAGCGCCGCTGGGTCGAACAGATTCCGAACCGGCGCTATGCGCGCCAGACGCCGGATGTCACCGGTCAATCGGGGCAATTCACCGGCCAGCTGTTCGAAGAGACCCAGCCGTTGCCGCGCGAGGACATGCGTCGCGTCGATCTCAAGCGCGCGTTCACCGAGCCGCGCTATCGCTGGCTGGTCAGTCTGAACGCGTTCGGCGTCGCGCTGGTCGCGCTCGCCGTGATCTGTCTGCTGTGGTTCGCCGCGGAGTTTTCCTCGGCCTATGGCGACGATCGTTCCGCGGTCCTCGGCTGGGCGACCTTCGGCAGCGCGATGCTCGCGGTCGGCGCCTTCTGCCTGCGCGCCGGCCATATGTTGTGGGCCCGCTTCGACTTTCTGTCGAAACTCGTGTGGGTACAGTTCGACGGCAATTTCCAGCGCTCGAAAATGAACCTCGGCTCGCAGTTCACCGATCGCGTGCGGACCGAAAGCGATGTGGTCGCGGTGCACGACATGTCGGTGCGCGTATGGGTCGCGGAAATCGATTCCGTGACCTTCGGACGCGATCACCGCCGGATGATCGTCGGCATGCGCGGCCTGCCCGACGAAGCGCGCGAGTTGCGCACGCTGCTCGAACAATGCGCGCAGCAGCAGACCGTGGTGGTGGCGCCGACCTCGCAGCGCGACATCGAGAAGATCGCGCTGTCGGGTTCGCTGAACAAGGTCAGCGATTCAGGCGGCGCCGGTCTGCTACCGGAAAAACTGCGTGACGCGCTGGGCGGCAATGCCGCCGCGGAGCACGGCACGCAGACGCCAGCACACACGCAGACGCCGGCACCGTCCAAGCCGCAATGCAAGGCCTGCGGCGAGACGCTGGAGCCCGGTTCGCGCTTTTGCGCCCACTGCGGCACGGCCGTCGGCTGA
- a CDS encoding sigma-54 dependent transcriptional regulator, with translation MPHILIVDDDATMRDALAEVVIDLGHTACLAADGLRALELLDTEPVSAMILDLRMPGIDGLEVLRRMRGRPGAPAVTVLTAHATASNTIEAMRLGAFDHLTKPIGRADLAQVLQRMLSSVAGPGASSPVAQADAIIGSSEAMRTVQKTIGVLADSDATVLITGETGTGKEVVARAIHEHGLRHERPFVAVNCAAIPGDLLESELFGHVRGAFTGANAERDGAFRQAAHGTLFLDEIGDMNIAMQAKILRALQERVVVPVGGKPVPVDVRVIAATHRDLLRCVREGTFREDLFYRLHVVPIHLPPLSARIADIVPLAEYFLTRAATGKRLSADAAALLIRFGWPGNVRELKNAMERAAVMVRGEYIHATDLAFLRDARSPQDPALEFDWPDEDLPSALARLEEMLIRRALRHSGNNRTDAARRLNVNRQLLYAKLKRYGIDEVEPGREGEAGSSNA, from the coding sequence ATGCCCCACATCCTGATCGTCGACGACGACGCCACCATGCGCGACGCGCTCGCCGAAGTCGTGATCGACCTCGGCCACACCGCCTGTCTCGCCGCCGACGGCTTGCGGGCGCTCGAACTGCTCGATACCGAGCCAGTGAGCGCGATGATTCTCGATCTGCGCATGCCGGGCATCGACGGACTGGAAGTGCTGCGCCGCATGCGCGGGCGGCCGGGCGCGCCGGCCGTCACGGTGCTGACCGCGCACGCCACCGCGTCGAACACGATCGAGGCGATGCGGCTCGGCGCGTTCGATCACCTGACCAAGCCGATCGGCCGGGCCGATCTCGCGCAGGTGCTACAACGCATGCTGTCGAGCGTGGCCGGGCCGGGCGCGAGTTCGCCGGTCGCGCAGGCCGACGCGATCATCGGTTCGAGCGAGGCGATGCGCACCGTGCAGAAGACCATCGGCGTGCTCGCCGACAGCGACGCGACCGTGCTGATCACCGGCGAAACCGGCACCGGCAAGGAGGTGGTGGCACGTGCGATTCACGAGCACGGCCTGCGTCACGAGCGGCCGTTCGTCGCGGTGAATTGCGCGGCGATTCCCGGCGATCTGCTGGAGAGCGAGCTGTTCGGTCACGTGCGCGGCGCGTTCACCGGCGCGAACGCGGAGCGCGACGGCGCGTTCCGCCAGGCCGCGCACGGCACGCTGTTTCTCGACGAGATCGGCGACATGAACATCGCGATGCAGGCCAAGATATTGCGCGCGTTGCAGGAGCGGGTAGTGGTCCCGGTCGGCGGCAAACCGGTGCCGGTCGACGTGCGCGTGATCGCCGCGACGCACCGCGATCTGCTGCGCTGCGTGCGCGAAGGCACGTTCCGCGAGGATCTGTTCTACCGGCTGCACGTGGTGCCGATTCATCTGCCGCCGCTGTCCGCGCGGATCGCCGACATCGTGCCGCTGGCCGAATATTTTCTGACGCGCGCGGCCACGGGCAAGCGGCTCTCGGCGGATGCGGCGGCGTTGCTGATCCGCTTCGGCTGGCCCGGCAACGTGCGCGAACTGAAGAACGCGATGGAGCGCGCGGCGGTGATGGTGCGCGGCGAGTACATCCACGCGACCGACCTCGCGTTTCTACGCGACGCACGCTCGCCGCAAGACCCGGCGCTGGAATTCGACTGGCCCGACGAAGACCTGCCGTCGGCGCTCGCGCGTCTGGAGGAGATGCTGATCCGCCGCGCGCTGCGGCACAGCGGCAACAACCGCACCGATGCCGCGCGCCGGCTGAACGTAAACCGCCAGTTGCTTTACGCGAAGCTCAAGCGTTATGGCATCGACGAGGTGGAGCCGGGGCGCGAGGGCGAGGCCGGCTCCAGCAACGCGTAG
- a CDS encoding HAMP domain-containing sensor histidine kinase has protein sequence MLRSLRGRLIVLLALLVVAAGATAWLMVGLFHQSAAAQVGQAAAENARACDAIVSAYRLHSADWAGASPTLNDAAARGRLTALVQSVLSNRQGIQGGIWHADTGSLAYAFPTYDGAAPRTDPPGGELPRIREINAAALSSDHAASHRYGARSQTLLMAACPLPGPVPHLTAWTMTWTFTFAGRSYYQLMAGQAVLLVTVLIAAALLTQLTMTWSRHVAQIETALNSYDVADLPVLPPTRERELDRIVLALNEAGRRLSAARQRGDTLARQMATAERLAAIGRVAAGVAHEIRNPIAAMRLKAESAVAGGAERQPQALRVILGEIERLDALVRRLLSITEHDEPKRELIEVGAFLDACVAQHAERAAAKNLSIASSAERQEARFDPDQLQRALDNLILNAINAAPPGSHIDVAAQRRAGALVLSVHDRGSGPPADIQDHLFEPFVTGRPDGTGLGLSIVREVAVAHGGGARFTSTEYGTTFEITLPCPTS, from the coding sequence ATGCTTCGATCGTTACGCGGCCGGCTGATCGTGCTGCTTGCACTGCTGGTCGTCGCGGCGGGCGCGACCGCCTGGCTGATGGTGGGGCTGTTCCATCAATCGGCGGCGGCGCAGGTCGGCCAGGCCGCCGCCGAAAACGCGCGCGCGTGCGACGCGATCGTGTCCGCCTACCGTCTGCATAGCGCCGACTGGGCCGGCGCGTCGCCCACGCTGAACGACGCCGCCGCGCGCGGCCGTCTGACCGCGCTGGTGCAGAGCGTCCTGAGCAACCGGCAGGGCATCCAGGGCGGCATCTGGCATGCGGATACCGGTTCGCTCGCCTACGCCTTTCCGACCTACGACGGCGCCGCGCCGCGCACCGATCCACCCGGCGGCGAACTGCCACGCATCCGCGAGATCAACGCGGCGGCGCTCAGCAGCGATCACGCGGCGAGCCACCGCTACGGCGCGCGCTCGCAAACCCTGCTGATGGCCGCCTGTCCGTTGCCCGGACCGGTGCCGCATCTGACCGCGTGGACCATGACGTGGACCTTCACGTTCGCCGGCCGCAGCTACTACCAGTTGATGGCGGGGCAGGCGGTGCTGCTGGTGACGGTGCTGATCGCCGCCGCGCTGCTCACGCAATTGACGATGACGTGGTCGCGCCACGTCGCGCAGATCGAGACCGCGCTCAATTCGTACGACGTCGCCGACCTGCCGGTCTTGCCGCCGACCCGCGAACGCGAACTCGACCGCATCGTGCTCGCGTTGAACGAAGCGGGCCGGCGGCTCTCGGCCGCCCGGCAGCGCGGCGATACGCTCGCGCGGCAGATGGCGACCGCCGAGCGGCTCGCGGCGATCGGCCGGGTCGCGGCGGGTGTCGCGCACGAGATCCGCAACCCGATCGCGGCGATGCGGCTGAAGGCCGAGAGCGCGGTGGCGGGCGGCGCCGAGCGGCAGCCGCAGGCGTTGCGCGTGATTCTCGGCGAGATCGAACGGCTCGACGCGCTGGTGCGGCGCCTCTTGAGCATCACCGAACACGACGAACCGAAACGCGAGCTGATCGAAGTCGGCGCGTTTCTCGACGCGTGCGTGGCCCAGCATGCGGAGCGCGCGGCGGCGAAAAATCTGAGCATCGCCAGTTCGGCCGAACGGCAGGAGGCGCGCTTCGATCCGGATCAGTTGCAACGCGCGCTCGACAATCTGATTCTGAACGCGATCAACGCGGCGCCGCCCGGCAGCCACATCGACGTCGCCGCGCAGCGCCGTGCCGGTGCCCTCGTGCTGTCGGTGCACGATCGAGGCTCGGGACCGCCCGCCGATATCCAGGACCACCTGTTCGAGCCGTTCGTCACCGGACGGCCGGACGGCACGGGTCTGGGGCTGTCCATCGTGCGGGAAGTCGCGGTCGCGCACGGCGGCGGCGCCCGTTTCACGTCGACCGAATACGGCACTACTTTCGAGATCACCTTGCCATGCCCCACATCCTGA
- a CDS encoding efflux RND transporter periplasmic adaptor subunit: MKRTNLKWPALAVLVLLIVVAVWLLVFRHPARKAPAAPPGTPVSAVAAKLADVPVYIDSLGTVTPTRTVTVITQVNGILDSVDFKEGQFVRRGQVIARIDSRALEAQLVQAQGTLTHDKAALANAQLDLQRYRQLIKVGSITQQTLDTQVATVNEDQGTVVSDTGNVKNLQVQVSYCTIVSPVDGVVGLRLVDPGNYVTTTSTTGLAVITQLQPATIVYAVPEDYLGQIRRAMSRGAVAVLAYDRDKKTLLSHGTLLAVDNQVDTTTGTIKVKAEFPQSGDTLFPNQFVNARMQADTLNQIPVIPTAAIQHGTNGDFVFVVGAGNKVALRNVKSGPVSGDNTAILDGGVKAGERVVTDGADKLDNGSTVRVVAATPAGASGASGASGTSAASGASASPAASAAPASN, translated from the coding sequence GTGAAAAGAACCAACCTGAAATGGCCGGCCCTCGCCGTCCTCGTGCTGCTGATCGTGGTGGCCGTCTGGTTGCTCGTGTTCCGCCATCCCGCGCGCAAGGCGCCGGCGGCGCCACCCGGCACGCCGGTGTCGGCGGTCGCGGCGAAACTGGCCGACGTACCCGTCTATATCGATTCGCTCGGCACGGTCACGCCGACGCGCACCGTGACCGTGATCACCCAGGTCAACGGGATTCTCGATTCGGTCGACTTCAAGGAAGGCCAGTTCGTGCGCCGCGGCCAGGTGATCGCGCGCATCGACTCGCGCGCGCTGGAAGCGCAACTGGTGCAGGCGCAAGGCACGCTGACGCATGACAAGGCCGCGCTCGCGAACGCCCAGCTCGATCTGCAGCGCTACCGTCAACTGATCAAGGTCGGCTCGATCACCCAGCAAACGCTCGACACGCAGGTCGCGACCGTCAACGAAGACCAGGGCACGGTCGTCTCCGACACCGGCAACGTGAAGAACCTGCAGGTCCAGGTCAGCTACTGCACGATCGTCTCGCCGGTGGACGGCGTGGTCGGCCTGCGCCTCGTCGACCCGGGCAACTACGTGACGACGACCAGCACCACCGGTCTCGCCGTCATCACGCAACTGCAGCCGGCCACCATCGTGTACGCGGTGCCGGAGGACTATCTCGGCCAGATCCGCCGCGCGATGTCGCGCGGCGCGGTCGCCGTGCTCGCCTACGACCGCGACAAGAAGACCCTGCTGTCGCACGGCACGCTGCTCGCGGTCGACAACCAGGTGGACACCACCACCGGCACGATCAAGGTGAAGGCCGAATTCCCGCAATCCGGCGACACGCTGTTCCCCAACCAGTTCGTCAACGCGCGCATGCAGGCCGACACGCTGAACCAGATTCCGGTGATTCCGACCGCCGCGATCCAGCACGGCACCAACGGCGATTTCGTGTTCGTGGTCGGCGCGGGCAACAAGGTGGCGCTGCGCAACGTGAAGTCCGGCCCGGTGAGCGGCGACAACACCGCGATTCTCGACGGCGGCGTGAAGGCCGGCGAGCGCGTGGTGACTGACGGCGCCGACAAGCTCGACAACGGTTCGACCGTGCGGGTGGTGGCGGCGACGCCGGCCGGGGCATCGGGCGCGTCGGGGGCATCGGGTACGTCCGCGGCATCCGGCGCTTCGGCCTCGCCGGCCGCGTCCGCCGCTCCCGCGTCCAACTAA
- a CDS encoding efflux RND transporter permease subunit — protein sequence MNISRPFIERPIATSLLMIAVLLAGLLGYHLLPVSALPEVDYPTIQVYTQYPGASPDVVSSSITAPLEVQLGEMAGLKTMNSTSSNGVSVITLEFDLSLSLDVAEQEVQAAINASASYLPANLPYPPVYSKVNPADAPVLTLSLTSDVLPLTKIEDLADTRLAQKISQISGVGLVTISGGQRPAVRIEANSGALNSLGLSLDDVRTALGNANVNQAKGNLDGKYQAYSIGANDQLQSADQYPDVVLAYKNGAPIRLAQIATSVQAAEDVQQAAWTGTRPSIVLNIQRQPGANVIEVVDRVQKLLPQLRASLPATLKVDVLTDRTQTIRASVTDVEYELAVAVALVVMVIFIFLRKVAATVIPAVTVPLSLIGTLAVAYGLGFSLNNLTLMSLTIATGFVVDDAIVMIENITRYIEAGDKPLEAALKGSKQIGFTIVSLSVSLIAVMIPLLFMGDVVGRLFREFALTLAIAIVISAFVSLTLTPMMCSRMFKEHEEEHRVDFFDKVNRRYVQGLGWVLEHRALTLLSVALTAALTFAILLLMPKGFFPEQDTGLIEGISQAAPGISFPYMVQKQQQLVGDLLKDPAVASLSSFVGINQTSPTLNQGTVLINLKDKGDRDSSAAVIRRLSDATGSLAGMRLFLHPVQDLTLDDTISTTSYRVGLQATDPDTLNEWTGKLIAALRDDPAFADVQSQALQQGNQIQLSFDRATASRLGITPQAIDDVLYDAFGQRQVSTIYTQLNQYHVVLVADKTSGNLSDLLSGLYVDTAAGGVAPLASMATMKLIHAPVTINRQGQFPYADVSFNLQPGYTLGTAVTRLADIEKQIGLPLTVQASLEGTAATFQSSLSNEAFLVGAAIIVVYLMLGVLYESFIHPVTILSTLPSAALGALLALVITGTQFDIIGLIGIVLLIGIVMKNAIMMIDFALELERNENLPAVEAIRRAAELRFRPILMTTMASLFGAVPLAFGTGMGSELRHPLGIAIIGGLVISQLLTLFSTPVMYLAMHRVEDRFSKRGKGDGKGDGEGDGKRGQDDAPGHGGEPAPVE from the coding sequence ATGAATATTTCGCGCCCCTTCATCGAGCGGCCGATCGCCACCTCGTTGCTGATGATCGCCGTGCTGCTCGCCGGCCTGCTCGGCTATCACCTGCTGCCGGTTTCGGCGCTGCCCGAGGTGGACTACCCGACCATCCAGGTCTACACCCAGTATCCGGGTGCGAGTCCCGACGTGGTCAGCTCGTCGATCACCGCGCCGCTCGAAGTGCAGCTCGGCGAAATGGCCGGCCTGAAGACGATGAACTCGACCAGTTCGAACGGCGTCTCGGTGATCACGCTGGAGTTCGATCTGTCGCTCTCGCTCGACGTCGCCGAACAGGAAGTGCAGGCGGCGATCAACGCGTCGGCCAGCTATCTGCCGGCCAACCTGCCCTACCCGCCGGTCTACAGCAAGGTCAATCCGGCCGACGCGCCGGTGCTCACGCTGTCGCTGACCTCGGACGTGCTGCCGCTCACGAAGATCGAAGACCTCGCCGACACCCGCCTCGCGCAGAAGATCTCGCAGATCTCCGGCGTGGGTCTCGTGACGATCAGCGGCGGCCAGCGTCCGGCGGTGCGTATCGAGGCGAACTCCGGCGCGCTGAATTCGCTCGGCCTGTCGCTCGACGACGTGCGCACCGCGCTTGGCAACGCCAACGTCAATCAGGCGAAGGGCAATCTGGACGGCAAGTACCAGGCGTATTCGATCGGCGCGAACGACCAGTTGCAATCCGCCGACCAGTACCCGGACGTGGTGCTCGCGTACAAAAACGGCGCGCCGATCCGGCTCGCGCAGATCGCGACCTCGGTGCAGGCCGCCGAGGACGTGCAGCAGGCCGCGTGGACCGGCACGCGGCCGTCGATCGTGCTGAACATCCAGCGGCAGCCGGGCGCCAACGTGATCGAGGTGGTGGACCGCGTGCAGAAGCTGCTGCCGCAACTGCGCGCGAGCCTGCCGGCCACGCTGAAGGTCGATGTGCTGACCGACCGTACGCAGACCATCCGCGCGTCGGTCACCGACGTCGAATACGAGCTCGCGGTGGCCGTCGCGCTGGTGGTGATGGTGATCTTCATCTTCCTGCGCAAGGTGGCCGCGACCGTGATTCCGGCGGTCACCGTGCCGCTGTCGCTGATCGGCACGCTCGCGGTCGCGTACGGACTCGGCTTCTCGCTGAACAACCTGACGCTGATGTCGCTGACCATCGCGACCGGCTTCGTGGTCGACGATGCGATCGTGATGATCGAGAACATCACGCGCTACATCGAGGCCGGCGACAAGCCGCTGGAAGCCGCGCTGAAAGGCTCGAAGCAGATCGGCTTCACGATCGTGTCGCTGTCGGTCTCGCTGATCGCGGTGATGATTCCGCTGCTGTTCATGGGCGACGTGGTCGGCCGGCTGTTCCGCGAATTCGCGCTGACGCTGGCCATCGCGATCGTGATCTCCGCGTTCGTGTCGCTGACGCTCACGCCGATGATGTGCTCGCGCATGTTCAAGGAGCACGAGGAAGAACACCGCGTCGATTTCTTCGACAAGGTGAACCGCCGCTATGTGCAGGGTCTCGGCTGGGTGCTGGAGCATCGCGCGCTGACGCTGCTGTCGGTCGCGCTGACCGCCGCGCTGACGTTCGCGATCCTGCTGTTGATGCCCAAGGGCTTCTTCCCCGAACAGGACACCGGGCTGATCGAGGGGATTTCGCAGGCGGCGCCGGGCATTTCGTTTCCGTACATGGTGCAGAAGCAGCAGCAACTGGTCGGCGATCTGCTCAAGGACCCGGCGGTCGCGAGCCTGTCCTCGTTCGTCGGCATCAACCAGACGAGCCCGACGCTCAACCAGGGCACCGTGCTGATCAATCTGAAGGACAAGGGCGATCGCGACAGCAGCGCGGCGGTGATCCGCCGGCTCTCGGATGCGACCGGCAGTCTCGCCGGCATGCGTTTGTTCCTGCATCCGGTGCAGGACCTGACGCTCGACGACACGATCTCGACCACCAGCTACCGCGTCGGCCTGCAAGCCACCGACCCGGACACGCTGAACGAATGGACCGGCAAGCTGATCGCCGCGCTCAGGGACGACCCGGCCTTCGCCGACGTGCAGAGCCAGGCGTTGCAGCAAGGCAACCAGATCCAGCTGAGCTTCGACCGCGCGACCGCGTCGCGCCTGGGCATCACGCCGCAGGCGATCGACGACGTGCTGTACGACGCGTTCGGCCAGCGCCAGGTATCGACCATCTACACGCAGCTGAATCAGTATCACGTGGTGCTGGTCGCCGACAAGACCTCCGGCAACCTGTCCGATCTGCTCTCCGGGCTCTACGTGGATACGGCCGCGGGCGGCGTCGCGCCGCTCGCCAGCATGGCGACCATGAAGCTGATCCACGCGCCGGTCACGATCAACCGCCAGGGCCAGTTCCCGTACGCGGACGTGTCGTTCAATCTGCAGCCGGGCTATACGCTCGGCACCGCCGTGACGCGCCTCGCCGACATCGAGAAGCAGATCGGGCTGCCGCTGACCGTGCAGGCGTCGCTGGAAGGCACGGCGGCGACCTTCCAGTCGTCGCTGTCGAACGAGGCGTTCCTGGTGGGCGCGGCGATCATCGTCGTGTACCTGATGCTCGGCGTGCTGTACGAAAGCTTCATCCACCCGGTGACGATTCTCTCGACGCTGCCCTCGGCGGCGCTCGGCGCGCTGCTCGCGCTGGTGATCACGGGCACGCAGTTCGACATCATCGGGTTGATCGGCATCGTGCTGCTGATCGGCATCGTGATGAAGAACGCGATCATGATGATCGACTTCGCGCTGGAGCTGGAGCGCAACGAAAACCTGCCCGCCGTCGAGGCGATCCGCCGCGCCGCCGAACTGCGCTTCCGGCCGATCCTGATGACCACCATGGCGTCGCTGTTCGGCGCGGTGCCGCTCGCGTTCGGCACCGGCATGGGCTCGGAGCTGCGGCATCCGCTGGGGATCGCGATTATCGGCGGCCTCGTGATCAGCCAGTTGCTCACGCTGTTCTCCACGCCGGTCATGTATCTCGCGATGCATCGCGTCGAGGACCGCTTCAGCAAGCGCGGCAAGGGTGATGGCAAAGGTGACGGCGAAGGTGACGGCAAACGCGGCCAGGATGACGCGCCGGGCCACGGCGGCGAACCCGCGCCGGTGGAGTAA